A stretch of the Oceanicola sp. D3 genome encodes the following:
- the rfbC gene encoding dTDP-4-dehydrorhamnose 3,5-epimerase — protein MKIEETPLPGVLVITPPRFGDHRGFFAETYSQPKLAEAGVEMVFVQDNHSMSRQAPTLRGLHFQAPPRAQDKLVRCGRGALFDVAVDIRKGSPTYGQWYGAELTEDNGRQLLVPAGFAHGFVTRVPDTEIIYKCTDTYAPETEGALLWSDPDIGIDWGLDGAAPVLSEKDAAATRLDGFDSPFIWEGGA, from the coding sequence GTGAAGATCGAAGAAACTCCCCTCCCCGGTGTGCTTGTCATCACCCCGCCCCGGTTCGGCGACCATCGCGGCTTCTTTGCCGAAACCTATTCGCAGCCCAAACTTGCCGAAGCGGGTGTGGAGATGGTGTTTGTGCAGGACAACCATTCGATGAGCCGACAGGCCCCCACCCTGCGCGGGCTGCATTTTCAGGCGCCGCCGCGCGCGCAGGACAAGCTGGTGCGCTGCGGTCGGGGCGCTTTGTTTGATGTGGCGGTGGATATCCGCAAGGGCAGCCCGACCTATGGCCAATGGTATGGTGCGGAGCTGACCGAGGATAACGGCCGCCAGCTTTTGGTGCCGGCGGGCTTTGCCCATGGCTTCGTGACACGGGTGCCGGACACCGAGATCATCTACAAATGCACCGACACCTACGCCCCCGAGACGGAAGGCGCATTGCTGTGGAGCGATCCGGACATCGGGATCGACTGGGGCCTCGACGGCGCGGCACCGGTGCTATCGGAAAAAGACGCGGCGGCGACACGGCTCGACGGCTTTGACAGCCCGTTCATCTGGGAGGGCGGCGCATGA
- the rfbB gene encoding dTDP-glucose 4,6-dehydratase — translation MKLLVTGGAGFIGSAVVRRAIRQGHEVVNLDALTYAACLENVASVANHPGYRFEHADIRDRPALDAILARHKPDAIMHLAAESHVDRSIDGPATFIETNVLGTFHLLEAARAYWQESGRPETFRFHHVSTDEVFGSLGAEGQFTETTPYDPRSPYSASKASSDHLVRAWHETYGLPVVMTNCSNNYGPFHFPEKLVPVVILNALEGQPIPVYGRGENVRDWLYVEDHADALLTVIERGVLGRSYNIGGENEARNIDLVRMICAILDEARPAQRPREELIAFVADRPGHDLRYAIDPSRIATELGWRPSVTLREGLEKTVAWYLANEAWWQALRDRDGVGKRLGTG, via the coding sequence ATGAAGCTGCTGGTGACAGGAGGCGCGGGCTTTATTGGCTCGGCGGTTGTGCGGCGCGCCATCCGGCAGGGCCATGAGGTGGTGAACCTCGATGCCCTGACCTATGCCGCCTGCCTCGAAAACGTGGCCAGCGTGGCAAACCATCCGGGCTATCGCTTCGAGCATGCCGATATCCGCGACCGGCCCGCGCTGGATGCGATTTTGGCCCGGCACAAGCCGGATGCGATCATGCATCTGGCCGCCGAGAGCCATGTGGACAGGTCGATCGACGGCCCCGCGACCTTTATCGAAACCAATGTGCTCGGCACCTTTCACCTGCTGGAAGCGGCCCGCGCCTATTGGCAGGAGTCCGGGCGGCCAGAGACGTTTCGGTTTCATCACGTGAGCACCGATGAGGTGTTTGGCTCGCTGGGCGCGGAAGGCCAGTTTACCGAAACCACGCCCTACGACCCGCGCAGCCCCTATTCGGCCTCGAAGGCCAGCTCCGACCATCTGGTGCGGGCTTGGCACGAGACCTATGGCTTGCCGGTGGTGATGACCAATTGTTCCAACAATTACGGGCCTTTCCACTTCCCCGAAAAACTGGTGCCGGTGGTGATCCTGAACGCCTTGGAGGGCCAGCCGATTCCGGTGTACGGGCGGGGCGAAAACGTGCGGGACTGGCTCTATGTGGAGGACCACGCCGATGCGCTGCTGACGGTTATCGAGCGCGGCGTGCTGGGCCGAAGCTACAACATCGGCGGTGAAAACGAGGCGCGCAACATCGACCTTGTGCGGATGATCTGCGCCATTCTCGACGAAGCCCGCCCGGCACAGCGGCCCCGCGAGGAGCTCATCGCCTTTGTGGCAGACCGGCCCGGCCATGACCTGCGCTACGCCATCGACCCGAGCCGCATTGCCACAGAACTCGGCTGGCGGCCCTCGGTGACCCTTCGCGAAGGGTTGGAGAAAACCGTGGCTTGGTATCTGGCAAATGAAGCCTGGTGGCAGGCGCTCCGCGACCGGGACGGTGTGGGCAAGCGGCTGGGAACCGGATGA